The following coding sequences are from one Pusillimonas sp. DMV24BSW_D window:
- a CDS encoding MFS transporter, giving the protein MTVGMELLKRWGGFVGVTVLVCLCFATSSLPTPLYPIYERAWQIPPSSLSYIFTSYMVAVFATLLCFGRVSDTFGRFKVIVASVLMLMLGLGLSMVAQGVGTLILARAIIGFGNGILATAAALAMGEAHPQQDRRKAAVVTSSAITVSFGAGPVIGGVIAQWNVYPLVLPYVFILVFAVLTLLLIIASRHQLQGPAGARAPLSIVPKMALPVVGNRPPFLLGCAGGFFTFGVGCLFASLVPSVLPELNLPWQGPIVVGVAFIFMAIASTLVQITQTQLPPFKGLTFGMSAFGLSVVFLAVGMYTHSVVVLIVAMICFGIGQGFGFLYASMIAGLHADEHRRAANMSTFFLSAYTGATVPIIGVGILADHVGLSTAIYTFCFITTAVLGCLSAYSAWMHRHRKIA; this is encoded by the coding sequence ATGACTGTTGGGATGGAGTTGTTAAAACGCTGGGGGGGCTTTGTTGGGGTTACCGTACTGGTTTGCTTATGTTTTGCAACCAGTTCTTTGCCGACACCGCTGTACCCTATATACGAACGAGCCTGGCAAATTCCGCCCAGCTCCTTAAGTTACATTTTTACGTCCTATATGGTGGCCGTTTTCGCCACCCTGCTTTGTTTTGGACGGGTGTCGGATACTTTCGGGCGCTTTAAAGTCATTGTGGCGTCGGTATTAATGCTGATGTTGGGGCTGGGGCTGTCCATGGTGGCGCAAGGGGTGGGAACCTTAATTCTAGCCCGCGCCATTATTGGCTTTGGCAATGGAATCCTTGCTACAGCGGCTGCCCTGGCGATGGGTGAAGCGCATCCGCAGCAAGACCGCCGCAAAGCGGCTGTCGTTACTTCCAGTGCCATTACGGTTAGCTTTGGAGCGGGGCCGGTGATTGGCGGGGTCATTGCCCAATGGAATGTCTACCCACTGGTATTGCCCTATGTATTTATTTTGGTCTTCGCCGTACTGACTTTACTGTTAATTATTGCTTCTCGACATCAGTTGCAGGGGCCGGCCGGTGCTCGGGCACCTTTGTCCATTGTGCCCAAAATGGCGCTGCCGGTTGTAGGTAATCGGCCGCCATTCCTCTTGGGCTGTGCCGGTGGGTTCTTTACTTTTGGTGTCGGCTGCCTGTTTGCATCGCTTGTGCCTTCGGTCTTGCCTGAGCTGAATTTGCCGTGGCAGGGGCCGATTGTGGTGGGCGTGGCGTTTATTTTCATGGCCATTGCGTCTACGTTGGTTCAAATCACGCAAACACAACTACCTCCTTTTAAAGGTTTGACGTTCGGCATGAGTGCGTTTGGTCTAAGTGTCGTGTTTCTTGCTGTCGGGATGTACACCCATAGCGTCGTGGTTCTTATTGTCGCCATGATTTGTTTCGGCATCGGTCAGGGGTTCGGCTTTCTCTATGCTTCAATGATCGCCGGTCTGCATGCCGATGAGCACCGTCGGGCGGCCAATATGTCCACTTTTTTCCTGTCGGCTTATACCGGTGCGACGGTGCCCATTATTGGTGTGGGAATATTGGCCGATCATGTAGGTCTGAGCACCGCTATTTATACGTTTTGTTTTATCACGACTGCCGTTCTGGGCTGTTTATCAGCGTACTCTGCCTGGATGCATCGTCATCGGAAGATTGCATAG